In the genome of Streptomyces globosus, one region contains:
- a CDS encoding zinc-dependent metalloprotease, with product MTSIGGAEMVDWNLAVATATRLVRPGPEVTRDEARAVVAELRRHARTSERHVRGFTRMIPEGAEVPDTPVLVVDRAGWVRANVAGFRELLAPLLGKMQDRRAGTPGAGVLGAVGGKVTGVELGMLLSFLASRVLGQYETFAPLERDLSRGSGAAAGGRLLLVAPNVVHVERELDVHPHDFRLWVCLHEETHRTQFTAVPWLRDHLEAEIQSFLGATEMDPAALLERLREAAQAFAGARPDAERGDEGRTLVELVQTPEQREVLGRLTAVMSLLEGHADYVMDGVGPDVVPSVAEIREKFQQRRATGAGRLDAALRKLLGLDAKLRQYRDGERFVRAVVGQVGMDGFNRVWTSPNTLPTKAEIARPADWVARVHGRGGEPGEGE from the coding sequence GGTGGTGCCGAGATGGTCGACTGGAACCTCGCGGTGGCGACCGCGACGCGGCTGGTCCGGCCGGGTCCGGAGGTCACGCGCGACGAGGCCCGGGCCGTGGTGGCGGAGCTGCGCCGGCACGCGAGGACCTCGGAGCGCCACGTGCGCGGGTTCACCCGCATGATCCCCGAGGGCGCGGAGGTCCCCGACACCCCGGTCCTGGTCGTCGACCGGGCCGGCTGGGTCCGGGCCAACGTGGCCGGCTTCCGCGAACTCCTCGCCCCGCTGCTCGGCAAGATGCAGGACCGCCGCGCCGGCACCCCCGGCGCCGGCGTCCTCGGCGCCGTCGGCGGCAAGGTCACCGGCGTCGAGCTCGGCATGCTGCTGAGCTTCCTCGCCTCCCGCGTGCTCGGCCAGTACGAGACCTTCGCGCCCCTGGAGCGCGACCTCTCCCGCGGCTCCGGGGCCGCCGCCGGCGGCCGGCTGCTCCTCGTCGCCCCCAACGTCGTCCACGTCGAGCGCGAGCTGGACGTGCACCCCCACGACTTCCGGCTGTGGGTCTGCCTGCACGAGGAGACGCACCGCACCCAGTTCACGGCCGTGCCCTGGCTGCGCGACCACCTCGAAGCGGAGATCCAGAGCTTCCTCGGCGCCACCGAGATGGACCCGGCCGCCCTCCTGGAGCGGCTGCGCGAGGCCGCCCAGGCCTTTGCCGGGGCCCGCCCCGACGCCGAGCGCGGCGACGAGGGCCGCACCCTCGTCGAACTCGTCCAGACGCCCGAGCAGCGCGAGGTGCTGGGCCGCCTCACCGCCGTGATGTCCCTGCTGGAGGGCCACGCCGACTACGTGATGGACGGGGTCGGCCCCGACGTGGTGCCGTCCGTCGCCGAGATCCGCGAGAAGTTCCAGCAGCGCCGCGCCACCGGCGCCGGCCGGCTGGATGCCGCGCTGCGCAAGCTCCTCGGCCTGGACGCCAAGCTGCGCCAGTACCGCGACGGCGAGCGCTTCGTACGGGCCGTCGTCGGGCAGGTCGGCATGGACGGCTTCAACCGGGTGTGGACCTCCCCCAACACGCTGCCGACCAAGGCGGAGATCGCCCGGCCCGCGGACTGGGTGGCCCGCGTGCACGGCAGGGGCGGCGAACCGGGCGAAGGGGAGTGA
- the tilS gene encoding tRNA lysidine(34) synthetase TilS has protein sequence MGPHPAVAAIRLAVRRVLHDVLTDLAERPAPVRGGAGRGALLPAPGAGSPPLVLVACSGGADSMALASALAFEAPKLGIRAGGVTIDHGLQPGSDLRAAEVATRMAALGLDPVEAVTVRVGREGGPEAAARDARYAALDDAANRFGAAAVLLGHTRDDQAETVLLGLARGSGIRSLSGMPEVSAGPGGHGAPGRTHRYRRPFLQVDRQTARKACMVQSLPVWDDPHNIDPAYTRSRLRHEGLPALEKALGKGVVEALARTAQLSRDDADALDAWAAEAEAGVRDDDGRLECAKLYALPPAVRRRVLRRAVVAAGSPAGSLFARHIEEVDRLITGWRGQGAINLPGRVEARRQGGRLVIRQG, from the coding sequence ATGGGTCCCCATCCTGCGGTCGCGGCGATACGCCTGGCGGTCCGCCGCGTTCTCCACGACGTCCTGACCGACCTCGCCGAACGGCCCGCCCCCGTCCGCGGCGGCGCCGGCCGGGGCGCGCTCCTCCCGGCGCCCGGGGCAGGCAGCCCGCCGCTCGTCCTCGTCGCCTGCTCCGGCGGCGCCGACTCCATGGCCCTCGCCTCGGCCCTCGCCTTCGAGGCGCCCAAGCTGGGCATCCGGGCCGGCGGCGTCACCATCGACCACGGCCTCCAGCCGGGCTCCGACCTGCGCGCGGCCGAGGTCGCCACCCGCATGGCCGCCCTGGGCCTGGACCCGGTCGAGGCGGTCACCGTGCGCGTCGGCCGCGAGGGCGGCCCCGAGGCCGCGGCCCGCGACGCCCGCTACGCCGCCCTGGACGACGCCGCGAACCGGTTCGGCGCCGCAGCCGTGCTGCTCGGCCACACCCGGGACGATCAAGCGGAAACCGTCCTGCTGGGGCTGGCCCGCGGCTCCGGCATCCGGTCGCTGTCCGGGATGCCCGAGGTCTCCGCCGGTCCCGGCGGACACGGCGCCCCCGGCCGCACCCACCGCTACCGCCGCCCCTTCCTCCAGGTCGACCGGCAGACCGCCCGCAAGGCGTGCATGGTGCAGTCGCTGCCCGTGTGGGACGACCCGCACAACATCGACCCCGCCTACACCCGCTCCCGGCTGCGGCACGAGGGGCTGCCCGCCCTGGAGAAGGCCCTCGGCAAGGGCGTCGTCGAGGCGCTCGCCCGCACCGCCCAGCTCTCCCGCGACGACGCGGACGCCCTCGACGCCTGGGCGGCCGAGGCCGAGGCCGGCGTACGCGACGACGACGGACGGCTGGAGTGCGCCAAGCTCTACGCCCTGCCCCCGGCCGTCCGCCGCCGCGTGCTGCGCCGGGCCGTCGTCGCGGCGGGCTCCCCGGCCGGCTCCCTCTTCGCCCGCCACATCGAGGAAGTCGACCGGCTGATCACCGGATGGCGGGGCCAGGGCGCCATCAACCTGCCCGGCCGGGTGGAGGCCCGGCGCCAGGGTGGCAGACTTGTCATCCGGCAGGGCTGA
- the hpt gene encoding hypoxanthine phosphoribosyltransferase, producing the protein MRVDEKDMGSDLASVLITKEEIDAKLAELAAKIDAEYAGKDLLIVGVLKGAVMVMADLARALSTPLTMDWMAVSSYGAGTQSSGVVRILKDLDTDIKDKHVLIVEDIIDSGLTLSWLLSNLGSRQPASLEVVTLLRKPDAAKVAIDVKWVGFDIPNEFVVGYGLDYAEKYRNLPFVGTLAPHVYGG; encoded by the coding sequence ATGCGGGTGGACGAGAAGGACATGGGCAGCGACCTGGCGTCGGTGCTCATCACCAAGGAAGAGATCGACGCGAAGCTGGCCGAGCTGGCCGCGAAGATCGACGCGGAGTACGCGGGCAAGGACCTGCTCATCGTCGGCGTCCTCAAGGGCGCGGTGATGGTGATGGCGGACCTGGCGCGCGCCTTGTCCACCCCGCTCACCATGGACTGGATGGCGGTGTCCTCGTACGGCGCCGGCACCCAGTCCTCGGGTGTGGTGCGGATCCTCAAGGACCTGGACACCGACATCAAGGACAAGCACGTCCTGATCGTCGAGGACATCATCGACTCCGGCCTGACGCTGTCCTGGCTGCTGTCGAACCTGGGCTCCCGCCAGCCGGCCTCCCTGGAGGTCGTCACCCTGCTGCGCAAGCCCGACGCCGCGAAGGTCGCCATCGACGTGAAGTGGGTCGGCTTCGACATCCCGAACGAGTTCGTCGTCGGCTACGGCCTCGACTACGCCGAGAAGTACCGCAACCTGCCGTTCGTCGGCACTCTCGCCCCGCACGTCTACGGCGGCTGA
- the ftsH gene encoding ATP-dependent zinc metalloprotease FtsH, translating into MDVKRYFRGPVMWIVLAVLAVVVLMNVVSSGGGYKSVDTSEVIKAINSGQVEQARLTTGDSQMIKIDLKKNEKLGDKSGTKFQANYIGDQGVQLAQSLQTKYEAGQIPDGYSVAPDKTSPFLSVLLSLLPFVLIVVVFLFLMNQMQGGGSRVMNFGKSKAKLITKDTPKTTFADVAGSDEAVEELHEIKEFLQEPAKFQAVGAKIPKGVLLYGPPGTGKTLLARAVAGEAGVPFYSISGSDFVEMFVGVGASRVRDLFEQAKANAPAIVFVDEIDAVGRHRGAGLGGGHDEREQTLNQLLVEMDGFDVKGGVILIAATNRPDILDPALLRPGRFDRQIAVDRPDMQGRLEILKVHQKGKPVAPDVDLSAVARRTPGFTGADLSNVLNEAALLTARSDKKLIDNHMLDEAIDRVVAGPQKRTRIMSDKEKKITAYHEGGHALVAAASPNSDPVHKITILSRGRALGYTMVLPDEDKYSTTRNEMLDQLAYMLGGRAAEELVFHDPTTGAANDIEKATATARAMVTQYGMTERLGAIKFGGDNTEPFLGREMAHQRDYSEEVAALVDEEVKKLIETAHNEAWEILVENRDVLDNLVLALLEKETLGKEEIAEIFSTVVKRPARPAWTGSAHRTPSTRPPVLSPKELQLTNAANGTSAAVSVEKDPVAEDRAE; encoded by the coding sequence ATGGACGTGAAGCGATACTTCCGTGGGCCGGTCATGTGGATCGTGCTGGCCGTCCTCGCCGTGGTCGTGTTGATGAACGTCGTCAGCTCAGGCGGCGGCTACAAGTCGGTGGACACCAGCGAGGTCATCAAGGCGATCAACAGTGGCCAGGTGGAGCAGGCGCGCCTGACCACCGGCGACAGCCAGATGATCAAGATTGACCTGAAGAAGAACGAGAAGCTCGGCGACAAGTCCGGGACGAAGTTCCAGGCCAACTACATCGGAGACCAGGGCGTGCAGCTCGCCCAGAGCCTCCAGACCAAGTACGAAGCAGGTCAGATCCCCGACGGGTACTCCGTCGCCCCGGACAAGACCAGCCCCTTCCTGAGCGTGCTGCTCTCGCTCCTGCCCTTCGTCCTCATCGTCGTCGTCTTCCTGTTCCTGATGAACCAGATGCAGGGCGGCGGCTCCCGGGTGATGAACTTCGGCAAGTCGAAGGCCAAGCTCATCACCAAGGACACCCCGAAGACGACCTTCGCGGACGTCGCCGGATCGGACGAGGCCGTCGAGGAGCTCCACGAGATCAAGGAGTTCCTGCAGGAGCCGGCCAAGTTCCAGGCCGTCGGCGCGAAGATCCCCAAGGGCGTCCTGCTCTACGGCCCGCCCGGCACGGGCAAGACCCTGCTGGCGCGTGCCGTCGCCGGCGAGGCGGGCGTCCCGTTCTACTCGATCTCCGGTTCCGACTTCGTCGAGATGTTCGTCGGCGTCGGCGCCTCCCGCGTGCGCGACCTGTTCGAGCAGGCGAAGGCGAACGCCCCGGCGATCGTCTTCGTCGACGAGATCGACGCCGTCGGCCGGCACCGCGGTGCGGGCCTCGGCGGCGGCCACGACGAGCGCGAGCAGACCCTGAACCAGCTGCTCGTCGAGATGGACGGCTTCGACGTCAAGGGCGGCGTCATCCTGATCGCCGCCACGAACCGCCCGGACATCCTCGACCCAGCGCTGCTGCGCCCGGGCCGCTTCGACCGGCAGATCGCCGTCGACCGGCCGGACATGCAGGGCCGCCTGGAGATCCTCAAGGTCCACCAGAAGGGCAAGCCGGTCGCCCCGGACGTCGACCTGTCGGCCGTCGCCCGGCGCACCCCCGGCTTCACCGGTGCCGACCTGTCGAACGTGCTGAACGAGGCCGCGCTGCTCACGGCCCGCTCGGACAAGAAGCTGATCGACAACCACATGCTGGACGAGGCGATCGACCGCGTCGTGGCGGGCCCGCAGAAGCGGACCCGGATCATGTCCGACAAGGAGAAGAAGATCACCGCGTACCACGAGGGCGGCCACGCCCTGGTGGCGGCGGCGTCCCCGAACTCCGACCCGGTCCACAAGATCACGATCCTGTCCCGCGGCCGGGCCCTGGGCTACACCATGGTCCTGCCGGACGAGGACAAGTACTCGACCACGCGCAACGAGATGCTCGACCAGCTGGCCTACATGCTGGGCGGCCGCGCGGCGGAGGAGCTGGTCTTCCACGACCCGACCACCGGCGCCGCGAACGACATCGAGAAGGCCACGGCCACGGCCCGCGCGATGGTCACCCAGTACGGCATGACCGAGCGGCTCGGCGCGATCAAGTTCGGCGGCGACAACACCGAGCCGTTCCTGGGCCGCGAGATGGCGCACCAGCGGGACTACTCGGAAGAGGTCGCGGCGCTGGTCGACGAAGAGGTCAAGAAGCTCATCGAGACCGCGCACAACGAGGCCTGGGAGATCCTGGTCGAGAACCGGGACGTCCTGGACAACCTGGTCCTGGCCCTCCTGGAGAAGGAGACCCTGGGCAAGGAGGAGATCGCCGAGATCTTCTCCACGGTGGTCAAGCGCCCGGCCCGCCCGGCCTGGACCGGCTCGGCGCACCGCACCCCGTCGACCCGCCCGCCGGTGCTCTCGCCGAAGGAGCTCCAGCTGACGAACGCGGCGAACGGCACCTCGGCCGCCGTGTCGGTCGAGAAGGACCCCGTCGCGGAGGACCGCGCCGAGTAG
- the folE gene encoding GTP cyclohydrolase I FolE — protein sequence MTDPVTLDGEGTIGVFDEKRAEAAVRELLLAVGEDPDREGLLETPARVARAYREILAGLWQKPEDVLTTTFDLGHDEMVLVKDIEIVSLCEHHLLPFHGVAHVGYIPAESGKITGLSKLARLVDVYARRPQVQERLTTQIADSLMEILEARGAIVVVEAEHMCMSVRGIRKPGAKTTTSAVRGQLRAPATRSEAMSLIMAR from the coding sequence ATGACCGACCCAGTGACCCTGGACGGCGAGGGCACGATCGGCGTGTTCGACGAGAAGCGGGCCGAGGCGGCCGTCCGCGAGCTGCTCCTGGCGGTCGGCGAGGACCCGGACCGGGAAGGCCTCCTGGAGACGCCGGCGCGCGTGGCCCGGGCCTACCGCGAGATCCTCGCGGGCCTGTGGCAGAAGCCGGAGGACGTCCTGACGACGACGTTCGACCTCGGGCACGACGAGATGGTCCTGGTCAAGGACATCGAGATCGTCTCCCTCTGCGAGCACCACCTGCTGCCCTTCCACGGCGTCGCCCACGTCGGGTACATCCCGGCGGAGAGCGGGAAGATCACCGGGCTGTCCAAGCTGGCCCGCCTCGTCGACGTCTACGCCCGGCGCCCGCAGGTGCAGGAGCGGCTGACCACGCAGATCGCGGACTCGCTGATGGAGATCCTGGAGGCGCGCGGCGCGATCGTCGTCGTGGAGGCCGAGCACATGTGCATGTCGGTCCGCGGCATCCGCAAGCCGGGCGCGAAGACGACGACCTCGGCGGTCCGCGGCCAGCTCCGCGCCCCTGCCACCCGCAGCGAGGCCATGAGCCTGATAATGGCCCGCTGA
- a CDS encoding DUF3180 domain-containing protein yields the protein MKQLKPAVLAGIFAVAGVLSWAGARLWNAYGSLPGVPLAAPVVLGVIAVVLLATALSLRSRLKAQRERRPDAKGVEPLMAARALVFGQASALVAALVAGMYGGVGVFLLADGLEVPARRDQAWYAAFSVLAGIAVIAAALFLERVLKLPEDDDTAPPQAPSRA from the coding sequence GTGAAGCAACTGAAGCCGGCCGTCCTGGCGGGCATCTTCGCCGTGGCCGGGGTGCTGTCCTGGGCGGGCGCCCGGCTGTGGAACGCCTACGGCAGCCTGCCCGGCGTCCCCCTGGCGGCGCCCGTCGTGCTCGGGGTGATCGCCGTCGTGCTGCTCGCCACGGCGCTGTCGCTGCGCTCGCGGCTGAAGGCGCAGCGCGAGCGCCGCCCCGACGCGAAGGGCGTCGAGCCGCTGATGGCCGCCCGGGCGCTGGTCTTCGGGCAGGCCAGCGCGCTGGTCGCGGCGCTCGTCGCGGGAATGTACGGCGGCGTGGGCGTCTTCCTCCTCGCCGACGGCCTGGAGGTGCCCGCCCGCCGGGACCAGGCCTGGTACGCGGCGTTCTCGGTCCTCGCAGGCATCGCCGTCATCGCCGCCGCCCTGTTCCTGGAGCGCGTCCTGAAGCTCCCCGAGGACGACGACACCGCCCCGCCGCAGGCGCCCTCCCGGGCCTGA
- the folK gene encoding 2-amino-4-hydroxy-6-hydroxymethyldihydropteridine diphosphokinase, with product MNNGLNAQSDPTVQPVPASVVEAVDAADVTLSNPKWAVIALGSNLGNRMETLQGAVDALGDTPGIRVKAVSPVYETEPWGVEPGSQPSYLNAVALVKTTLPPSSLLERGHAIEEAFDRVREERWGPRTIDVDIVAYADVVSDDPVLTLPHPRAHERAFVLAPWHDVDPEARIPGRGPVAGLLDGLGRGGVTPRPDLELRLPE from the coding sequence GTGAACAACGGACTGAACGCCCAGAGCGACCCGACCGTCCAGCCGGTCCCGGCGTCCGTCGTCGAAGCCGTCGACGCCGCCGACGTCACCCTGTCCAACCCGAAGTGGGCCGTCATCGCCCTCGGCTCCAACCTGGGCAACCGGATGGAGACCCTCCAGGGCGCCGTCGACGCCCTCGGCGACACCCCCGGCATCCGGGTCAAGGCCGTCTCGCCCGTCTACGAGACCGAGCCGTGGGGCGTCGAGCCCGGTTCGCAGCCCTCGTACCTGAACGCGGTGGCGCTGGTGAAGACGACCCTGCCGCCGTCCTCCCTGCTGGAGCGCGGCCACGCCATCGAGGAGGCCTTCGACCGCGTCCGCGAGGAGCGCTGGGGGCCCCGCACCATCGACGTCGACATCGTCGCGTACGCGGACGTCGTCTCCGACGACCCCGTCCTCACCCTGCCGCACCCGCGCGCCCACGAGCGGGCCTTCGTGCTGGCCCCCTGGCACGACGTCGACCCCGAGGCGCGGATCCCCGGCCGCGGGCCCGTCGCCGGCCTGCTGGACGGGCTCGGCCGGGGCGGCGTCACGCCGCGCCCCGACCTGGAACTCCGCCTCCCCGAGTAG
- the folB gene encoding dihydroneopterin aldolase has product MDRVALRGLKARGHHGVFPREREEGQTFIVDLVLHIDTRPAAADDDLAKTVHYGVVAEEVVAVVEGEPVDLIETLAERIARQCLKHDAVAEVEVVVHKPDAPITVPFDDVTITITRSRA; this is encoded by the coding sequence GTGGATCGTGTCGCGCTGCGCGGCCTCAAGGCCCGCGGGCACCACGGCGTCTTCCCCCGGGAGCGCGAGGAAGGCCAGACCTTCATCGTCGACCTCGTGCTGCACATCGACACCCGCCCGGCCGCGGCGGACGACGACCTGGCGAAGACGGTCCACTACGGCGTCGTCGCCGAGGAGGTCGTCGCCGTGGTCGAGGGCGAGCCCGTCGACCTCATCGAGACCCTGGCGGAGCGGATCGCCCGGCAGTGCCTGAAGCACGACGCCGTCGCCGAGGTGGAGGTCGTCGTCCACAAGCCGGACGCGCCGATCACCGTCCCCTTCGACGACGTGACCATCACGATCACCCGGAGCCGCGCGTGA
- a CDS encoding nuclear transport factor 2 family protein, whose amino-acid sequence MSRTDIEAVEEVNTAFYEAMEQGDFDTMSALWLEDEVSCVHPGWPVLTGRGEVLRSYALIMSHTDYIQFFLTDTKVAVLGDTALVTCTENILSGGPAEDGGELGPLVGQLVVATNVFRRTSEGWRLWSHHGSPVLADTDEDDEEASG is encoded by the coding sequence GTGAGCAGAACCGACATCGAAGCGGTCGAAGAGGTCAACACGGCTTTCTACGAGGCCATGGAGCAGGGGGACTTCGACACCATGTCGGCGCTCTGGCTGGAGGACGAGGTCTCCTGCGTGCACCCCGGGTGGCCCGTGCTGACCGGCCGCGGCGAGGTGCTGCGCTCGTACGCGCTGATCATGTCGCACACCGACTACATCCAGTTCTTCCTCACCGACACCAAGGTCGCCGTCCTGGGCGACACGGCCCTGGTGACGTGCACCGAGAACATCCTCAGCGGGGGCCCTGCCGAGGACGGCGGGGAACTCGGCCCGCTCGTCGGCCAGCTCGTCGTCGCCACGAATGTGTTCAGACGCACATCCGAGGGCTGGCGCCTGTGGTCCCACCACGGGTCCCCGGTCCTCGCGGACACCGACGAGGACGACGAGGAGGCCTCCGGCTGA
- the folP gene encoding dihydropteroate synthase, giving the protein MGVVNVTPDSFSDGGRFFDTTAAVKRGLDLVAHGADLVDVGGESTRPGATRVDEEEELRRVVPVVRGLASEGVTVSVDTMRASVAARAVAAGARLVNDVSGGLADPAMVPAVAAAEVPFVVMHWRGFSAGMNSLAVYGDVLAEVTAELRDRIDAVVAGGIAPERLVVDPGLGFAKNAEHDLALVAHLPELRALGFPLLVAASRKRFLGRILAGAADAAPPPARERDAATAAVSAIAAHQGAWAVRVHEVRATADAVRVARAVEGAL; this is encoded by the coding sequence ATGGGCGTCGTCAACGTCACCCCCGACTCCTTCTCCGACGGGGGCCGCTTCTTCGACACCACCGCCGCCGTCAAGCGGGGCCTCGACCTCGTCGCCCACGGCGCCGACCTCGTCGACGTCGGCGGCGAGTCCACCCGCCCCGGCGCCACCCGCGTCGACGAGGAGGAGGAGCTGCGCCGCGTCGTCCCCGTGGTCCGCGGCCTCGCCTCCGAGGGCGTCACCGTCTCCGTCGACACCATGCGCGCCTCCGTCGCCGCCCGGGCCGTCGCGGCCGGCGCCCGCCTGGTCAACGACGTCAGCGGCGGCCTCGCCGACCCGGCGATGGTGCCCGCCGTCGCCGCTGCCGAGGTGCCCTTCGTCGTGATGCACTGGCGCGGCTTCAGCGCCGGCATGAACAGCCTCGCCGTCTACGGGGACGTCCTCGCCGAGGTCACCGCCGAGCTCCGCGACCGCATCGACGCCGTCGTCGCCGGAGGCATCGCCCCCGAGCGGCTCGTCGTCGACCCCGGGCTCGGCTTCGCGAAGAACGCCGAGCACGACCTGGCCCTCGTCGCCCACCTGCCCGAGCTGCGGGCCCTCGGCTTCCCACTGCTCGTCGCCGCCTCGCGCAAACGATTCCTCGGCCGGATCCTGGCCGGCGCCGCCGACGCCGCGCCCCCGCCGGCCCGCGAGCGCGACGCCGCCACCGCGGCCGTCTCCGCCATCGCCGCCCACCAGGGGGCCTGGGCCGTCCGGGTCCACGAGGTACGGGCCACGGCCGACGCGGTTCGGGTGGCCCGCGCCGTGGAAGGGGCTCTGTGA